A part of SAR202 cluster bacterium genomic DNA contains:
- a CDS encoding MFS transporter yields MFKKKIYRGWYIVTAIFFANWMGAGIGVPIYGLFYVPIRSSLSLTNLMLSLPPVIRNLTTHFMGPIVGPLVDKFGPRYLMTMGAIIAGFSTFLMSTADNFWEIILYFSIIGASGHACLSHIVTNTTLARWFIKKRGRATGIATTGINVGEAIMAPLIQLLITYVGWRKTWQFMALVPWLIIAPTSFLFMRRSPEDLGLKPDGESDVIENKQNVSNSYQDIEEIWTPKDAFKTTSLWALVFSTNLAAIAVIGVVLHQIPFMIDQGLSPGIAALSLTTYAIFAIPSKLIWGFLAEKVAIKYLTAASLLGSAIGLLILIQASTIKGVLLFGIIYGLTRGAWAVVQSLIWADYFGRAFLGSIRGFVSPIQGLSAIFGPLFAGWLRDITNSYQIPFYTFVGLYIISAFIILIIPKPILKK; encoded by the coding sequence ATGTTCAAAAAGAAAATATATCGTGGTTGGTACATAGTTACTGCAATATTTTTTGCTAACTGGATGGGTGCGGGTATAGGAGTTCCTATTTATGGGTTATTTTATGTTCCTATACGTTCATCACTATCTCTGACAAACTTAATGCTTTCACTTCCACCTGTGATAAGAAATTTAACCACACATTTTATGGGCCCCATCGTAGGACCTTTAGTTGATAAATTTGGGCCACGTTACCTGATGACAATGGGTGCAATTATTGCAGGATTTAGTACATTTCTTATGAGTACAGCAGATAACTTTTGGGAAATTATACTTTATTTTTCTATCATTGGTGCTTCAGGCCATGCATGTCTTAGCCATATTGTTACAAATACAACTTTAGCTCGATGGTTTATAAAAAAACGTGGGAGAGCTACTGGAATTGCCACAACAGGTATTAATGTTGGTGAAGCAATTATGGCGCCTCTTATTCAATTATTAATAACCTATGTAGGATGGAGAAAAACTTGGCAATTTATGGCTTTAGTTCCCTGGTTAATTATAGCACCGACGAGTTTCTTATTTATGAGAAGATCGCCAGAAGATTTGGGATTAAAACCTGATGGGGAAAGTGATGTAATTGAAAATAAACAAAATGTATCCAATTCATATCAAGATATTGAAGAAATATGGACACCAAAAGATGCTTTTAAAACGACTTCATTATGGGCTTTGGTTTTCTCAACCAATTTAGCAGCGATTGCTGTTATAGGAGTTGTTTTGCATCAAATACCATTTATGATTGATCAAGGTTTATCACCAGGAATAGCTGCTTTGAGCCTAACTACGTATGCTATCTTTGCTATACCATCTAAATTGATTTGGGGGTTTTTAGCAGAAAAAGTCGCTATCAAATATTTAACAGCTGCCTCCTTACTTGGTTCAGCTATTGGGTTATTAATTCTAATACAGGCTAGTACAATAAAGGGTGTATTACTATTTGGTATTATTTATGGATTAACAAGGGGTGCTTGGGCAGTTGTCCAATCACTGATCTGGGCAGATTATTTTGGTCGTGCATTTCTCGGTTCAATAAGAGGGTTTGTTTCTCCAATACAAGGTTTATCGGCAATATTTGGTCCTCTTTTTGCTGGTTGGTTAAGAGATATTACAAATAGTTACCAAATTCCTTTTTATACTTTCGTTGGTTTATATATCATAAGTGCTTTTATTATTTTAATAATACCTAAACCTATTTTAAAAAAATAA
- the tmk gene encoding dTMP kinase → MSVFVAFEGGEGSGKSTQSKLLYERIINEGFSSLLLHEPGGTSVGEEVRRILLAERGSIKKKSSRLNNTTMNSLTELFLFSSARSELIEKVIKPNLQKDTIIICDRFIASTIAYQGYGRKIDLDTIENIINVSTNGIRPDITIFLSVAPDQALGRVNSQLSLLDTVSNSIEKENPRMDVEGSRRFELESINFHKRVFQGYVAMSKDSSWLTVDATKSVDEIHNIIWDKIQMLIK, encoded by the coding sequence ATGAGCGTTTTTGTAGCATTTGAAGGTGGAGAAGGTAGCGGAAAATCTACACAATCAAAACTACTTTATGAACGAATAATTAATGAAGGGTTTTCGTCTTTATTGCTGCATGAACCTGGTGGTACATCTGTTGGAGAAGAAGTTAGAAGAATTTTATTAGCTGAACGTGGTTCAATTAAGAAAAAATCTTCACGTTTAAATAATACTACCATGAATTCCTTAACAGAACTTTTCCTTTTTTCTTCTGCAAGAAGTGAGTTGATAGAAAAAGTAATAAAGCCGAATTTGCAAAAAGATACAATAATTATTTGTGATCGGTTTATCGCATCTACTATTGCATATCAAGGCTATGGTAGAAAAATTGATTTAGATACTATAGAAAATATTATAAATGTGAGTACTAATGGTATTAGGCCGGATATTACAATTTTTTTAAGTGTTGCCCCAGATCAAGCATTAGGTAGAGTTAATTCTCAATTATCTTTATTAGATACTGTGTCTAATTCTATTGAAAAAGAAAACCCAAGAATGGACGTAGAAGGTAGTCGAAGATTTGAACTTGAATCAATAAATTTCCATAAACGTGTTTTTCAGGGATATGTTGCTATGAGTAAAGATTCTAGTTGGCTTACAGTAGATGCGACTAAATCAGTTGATGAAATTCATAATATAATATGGGATAAAATACAAATGCTAATCAAATAA
- the pdxS gene encoding pyridoxal 5'-phosphate synthase lyase subunit PdxS — translation MVEKNTWDLKTGLAQMLKGGVIMDVVTPEQAKIAEDAGACAVMALERVPSDIRAAGGVARMSDPDMITGIIKAVSIPVMAKARIGHLVEAQVLEALGVDYIDESEVLTPADENNHINKHDFKVPFVCGCRNLGEALRRIGEGAAMIRTKGEAGTGNVVEAVRHARSVLGEITRITNLDPTELMATARDLQAPYELILQIHETGKLPVVNFAAGGIATPADAALMMQIGVEGVFVGSGIFKSSNPSAMAKAIVKATTHFNDPDIIAEVSSGLGDAMRGLDVRTMPEEEQLATRGW, via the coding sequence ATGGTAGAGAAAAATACGTGGGATTTAAAAACTGGCCTTGCTCAAATGCTTAAAGGCGGAGTGATAATGGATGTGGTAACGCCAGAACAAGCCAAAATAGCTGAGGATGCTGGCGCGTGTGCAGTAATGGCTTTAGAAAGAGTGCCTTCTGATATTCGGGCAGCCGGAGGAGTTGCAAGAATGTCTGATCCTGACATGATTACAGGAATTATAAAAGCAGTAAGTATACCTGTAATGGCTAAAGCTAGAATCGGTCATCTAGTTGAAGCTCAAGTCCTAGAAGCACTAGGTGTTGACTATATAGATGAATCAGAAGTATTGACTCCTGCTGATGAAAACAATCATATTAATAAACATGATTTTAAGGTTCCATTCGTTTGCGGCTGTAGGAATTTGGGCGAAGCCTTACGTAGAATAGGTGAAGGGGCAGCAATGATTAGAACCAAGGGAGAAGCTGGTACTGGAAACGTTGTTGAGGCCGTACGACATGCAAGATCAGTTTTAGGTGAGATTACAAGGATCACAAATTTGGATCCTACAGAATTAATGGCAACAGCCAGAGATCTACAAGCTCCCTATGAATTAATTTTACAAATACATGAAACAGGTAAGCTGCCTGTGGTAAATTTTGCAGCAGGTGGTATAGCAACTCCAGCTGATGCAGCTCTAATGATGCAAATTGGTGTTGAGGGAGTTTTTGTTGGATCTGGTATATTCAAATCATCCAATCCTTCAGCAATGGCAAAGGCTATCGTCAAAGCTACTACTCACTTTAATGACCCTGACATAATTGCAGAAGTATCTTCAGGTTTAGGGGATGCAATGAGGGGTTTAGATGTTCGAACTATGCCAGAAGAGGAACAATTAGCCACAAGGGGATGGTAA
- a CDS encoding CoA transferase subunit A, producing MKPIVTPEEAVKEIKDGSSIMIGGFGGSGDMPTNLILALSNTRAKNLTIISNTGGLPGFGLLENQRAPINHDILIKNKQVSKIISSFPVSPSPSMKNALEEIYKEENILIELIPQGTLAEKIRAGGAGIRAFYTPTGVNSFPSENKETRLFNNKKYLLEEWLQSDFCFIRAHKSDTLGNLINKGTSKNFNPIMATASNMTIVEADEIVAPEQLIPEQITTPGIFVNKLVHRN from the coding sequence ATGAAGCCAATAGTAACACCAGAAGAGGCAGTAAAAGAAATTAAAGATGGATCTTCTATCATGATAGGTGGATTTGGTGGCTCTGGAGATATGCCAACAAACCTTATACTTGCACTAAGTAATACTAGGGCAAAAAATTTAACAATTATTAGTAATACTGGTGGATTACCTGGATTCGGACTACTAGAAAATCAAAGAGCACCAATAAACCATGATATCTTAATTAAAAATAAACAAGTAAGTAAAATTATTTCTTCTTTTCCAGTTTCTCCATCTCCTTCAATGAAAAATGCACTTGAAGAAATATATAAAGAAGAAAATATTCTGATTGAACTGATACCTCAGGGAACTTTAGCTGAAAAAATTCGTGCTGGAGGAGCTGGTATAAGAGCATTTTACACACCAACAGGCGTTAATAGTTTTCCAAGCGAAAATAAAGAAACTCGTTTATTCAATAATAAAAAATATCTTTTGGAAGAATGGTTACAATCTGATTTCTGTTTTATAAGGGCTCACAAATCTGATACTTTAGGAAATTTGATTAATAAAGGTACTTCAAAAAACTTTAACCCAATTATGGCAACAGCAAGTAATATGACAATCGTTGAAGCAGATGAAATAGTTGCCCCCGAACAATTAATACCAGAACAAATTACAACGCCCGGAATTTTCGTGAATAAATTAGTACATAGGAATTAG
- the pdxT gene encoding pyridoxal 5'-phosphate synthase glutaminase subunit PdxT, whose protein sequence is MSGIGVLALQGDFIEHIKSFSSLGVSVREIRKASQIADLDALVIPGGESTTISYLMDLYNFRPAIKEAASSDLPIWGTCAGLILMANDLKEDIPNPLNLMNINVSRNAYGRQIDSFKDLINFSFDTENPFPGVFIRAPKILNIDENVDVICTLNDGEIVGVKQGKKLGTSFHPELTTDNRFHKYFIDLVYS, encoded by the coding sequence TTGTCTGGAATTGGAGTTTTGGCACTTCAAGGTGATTTTATAGAACATATAAAATCTTTTTCAAGCTTGGGGGTGTCAGTACGAGAAATAAGGAAAGCTAGCCAAATAGCTGATTTGGATGCTCTTGTAATACCTGGTGGAGAAAGTACTACAATTTCATACTTGATGGATTTATATAATTTCAGACCAGCTATAAAAGAAGCTGCATCTAGCGATCTACCAATTTGGGGCACATGTGCTGGATTAATTTTAATGGCTAATGATCTCAAAGAAGATATTCCTAACCCGCTAAACCTTATGAATATTAATGTGAGTCGCAATGCATATGGACGACAAATAGATAGTTTTAAAGATTTAATTAATTTTTCTTTTGATACAGAAAATCCTTTTCCAGGTGTATTTATCCGAGCCCCTAAAATCCTTAACATTGATGAAAATGTAGACGTAATTTGTACACTTAATGATGGAGAAATTGTAGGAGTTAAACAAGGCAAGAAACTTGGTACATCTTTTCATCCTGAACTAACTACGGATAACAGGTTTCATAAATATTTTATTGATTTAGTTTATAGTTAG
- the uvrA gene encoding excinuclease ABC subunit UvrA, protein MEPQKIIVKGARQHNLKNVSVNIPRNKFVVVTGVSGSGKSTLAFDTIYAEGQRRYVESLSSYARQFLGRMDKPDVDYIEGLSPSISIDQKNTSQNPRSTVGTTTEIYDYLRLLFARVGKPHCYKCGNRVEKQTIPQIVDTIQNMDENHRIMILSPKVVHKKGEHKQIFEQLKKDGFVRVRVDNEIRELTENIELNKQKWHTIELIVDRITSGHSTDESRIHSSVETALNQGDGTITILNVENNQETAISENFACVNCGINFTEIEPRTFSFNSPHGACNRCSGIGYHLEVDPDLVIPDYTLSMSKGGILPWSSSGRLSQWGRSILASLADKYKFNINEPLINLSDEMIDILLHGDNDTINITHVTKRGMRYQWNRKFEGLIPNLERRYQNTDSDYSKKEIEKFMSKVECPECNGNRLKPTSLSVKIGTENIISLTNMSIKQTWEWTKIQLNTTRNNSTILKKDFPIAEPIIKEIKNRLEFLIDIGLDYISLDRPTSTLSGGESQRIRLATQIGSGLVGVLYVCDEPSIGLHPADGNMLITTLKKLRDLGNSLLVVEHDEAVMESADYIIDLGPGAGENGGYIIAEGPLKKIKSVTESLTGSYLSGRNIIPTPYIRRKHNGNKINIVGARENNLKNISVEIPLGNLVCITGVSGSGKSTLINEVLYKKLNQTLNKARAKAGACDYVEGIENITKVINIDQSPIGRTPRSNPATYCGVFTPIRELFSMLPEAKVRGYAPGRFSFNVRGGRCEACSGEGSIEIEMQFLANVTIPCEICEGARYNSEALTVLFNEHSISDVLNLTVDQAIDLFSNIPKIVNKLTVMKEVGLGYIKLGQPATTLSGGEAQRVKLATELSKRSLGHTLYILDEPTTGLSLYDCEYLLEVIQKLVDKNNTVILIEHHLDLIKNADWIIDLGPKAGENGGYIIATGTPEFISKQEKSITGKYLIPKLEKEEYNVLQSSSIK, encoded by the coding sequence ATGGAACCACAAAAAATTATCGTTAAAGGCGCTCGCCAACATAATTTAAAAAATGTATCTGTAAATATACCAAGAAATAAATTTGTTGTAGTTACAGGAGTTTCAGGTTCAGGTAAATCTACCTTAGCTTTCGATACTATCTACGCTGAAGGTCAAAGAAGATATGTTGAATCGCTATCCTCATATGCAAGACAATTCTTAGGCAGAATGGATAAACCAGACGTAGATTATATAGAAGGGTTAAGTCCATCTATTTCAATTGATCAAAAAAATACGTCTCAAAACCCTCGTTCTACTGTTGGAACCACTACTGAAATATACGACTATTTACGTTTGTTATTTGCAAGAGTTGGCAAACCCCATTGCTACAAATGTGGAAATCGGGTAGAAAAACAAACTATCCCACAGATTGTAGATACTATACAAAATATGGATGAAAATCACAGAATCATGATTCTATCACCTAAAGTTGTCCATAAAAAAGGGGAACATAAACAGATATTCGAACAATTAAAAAAGGATGGTTTCGTACGTGTTCGTGTAGATAATGAAATTCGAGAATTAACTGAAAATATTGAATTAAACAAACAAAAATGGCACACAATTGAATTGATCGTTGATAGAATCACTTCTGGTCACTCTACTGATGAAAGTCGTATTCACAGCTCAGTAGAAACTGCCTTAAATCAAGGTGATGGTACAATAACTATACTAAATGTTGAAAATAATCAAGAAACTGCTATTTCAGAGAATTTTGCCTGTGTAAATTGTGGAATAAATTTTACTGAAATTGAGCCACGAACTTTTAGTTTTAATTCACCACATGGAGCATGCAACAGATGCTCAGGAATTGGTTATCATTTAGAAGTAGATCCAGATTTAGTCATCCCAGATTATACGTTATCAATGAGTAAAGGCGGCATTCTTCCCTGGTCCTCATCAGGTCGACTTTCTCAATGGGGCCGTAGTATTTTAGCTTCACTAGCCGATAAATATAAATTTAATATTAATGAACCTCTTATCAATCTTTCAGATGAAATGATCGACATTCTACTACATGGAGATAATGACACTATTAATATAACCCATGTAACAAAAAGAGGTATGCGCTACCAATGGAACCGGAAATTTGAGGGATTAATTCCTAATCTTGAACGGAGATACCAAAATACAGACTCAGACTACTCTAAAAAAGAAATTGAAAAATTTATGTCAAAAGTTGAATGCCCAGAATGCAATGGTAATAGACTAAAACCTACCTCATTATCAGTAAAAATCGGCACGGAAAATATAATTTCATTAACAAATATGTCCATCAAACAAACTTGGGAGTGGACAAAAATTCAACTTAATACGACTAGAAACAATTCAACAATTCTCAAAAAAGATTTTCCTATAGCAGAGCCAATTATTAAGGAAATTAAGAATAGATTAGAATTTCTAATTGATATTGGTTTAGATTATATTAGCCTTGATCGACCTACTTCAACTTTATCTGGTGGTGAATCTCAAAGAATCCGCTTAGCTACACAAATAGGGTCAGGTTTAGTTGGAGTTTTATATGTTTGCGATGAACCATCGATTGGACTGCATCCTGCTGATGGTAATATGTTAATAACTACACTAAAAAAACTTAGAGATCTAGGTAATTCATTATTGGTAGTTGAGCACGATGAAGCAGTTATGGAATCAGCTGATTATATTATAGATCTTGGCCCAGGTGCTGGAGAAAACGGCGGTTATATCATTGCGGAAGGACCACTAAAAAAAATTAAAAGTGTTACAGAATCTTTAACAGGTTCGTATTTAAGTGGTAGAAACATTATACCTACACCTTATATTAGAAGGAAACATAATGGAAATAAAATAAATATAGTAGGTGCTAGAGAAAATAATTTGAAAAATATAAGTGTTGAGATACCACTAGGTAATTTGGTTTGTATAACCGGAGTTTCAGGATCTGGAAAATCAACCTTAATTAATGAGGTTTTATACAAAAAATTAAATCAAACACTAAATAAAGCTCGAGCAAAAGCGGGAGCTTGCGACTATGTTGAAGGAATAGAAAATATAACAAAAGTAATTAACATTGATCAATCACCAATAGGTCGTACACCAAGAAGTAATCCTGCAACTTACTGTGGTGTTTTTACTCCAATAAGAGAATTATTTTCAATGCTACCTGAAGCCAAGGTACGTGGATATGCTCCTGGGAGATTCTCTTTTAATGTTAGAGGTGGACGATGTGAAGCCTGTTCCGGGGAAGGTTCTATAGAAATTGAAATGCAATTTCTTGCAAATGTAACCATACCTTGTGAAATTTGTGAAGGGGCTAGATACAATTCTGAAGCTTTAACTGTTCTTTTCAATGAACATTCTATATCTGATGTATTAAATTTAACTGTCGATCAAGCAATAGATCTATTTTCTAATATACCTAAAATTGTTAATAAATTAACAGTAATGAAAGAGGTAGGTTTAGGGTATATAAAACTTGGGCAACCAGCAACAACTTTATCAGGTGGAGAAGCTCAAAGAGTGAAACTAGCTACAGAACTTTCCAAAAGATCTTTGGGACATACTTTGTATATTTTAGATGAACCAACAACAGGATTATCCCTATATGACTGTGAATACCTACTAGAAGTTATACAAAAATTAGTAGATAAAAATAATACAGTTATATTAATAGAACATCACCTTGATTTAATTAAAAATGCTGATTGGATTATTGATCTCGGCCCTAAAGCTGGCGAAAATGGCGGGTACATTATAGCTACAGGAACTCCAGAATTTATTAGCAAGCAAGAAAAATCAATAACCGGTAAATATCTTATTCCTAAATTAGAGAAAGAAGAATATAATGTTCTTCAATCTTCTTCAATAAAATAA
- a CDS encoding PaaI family thioesterase, with the protein MKNNNDLQPQNFSDLLGFEILQKNQEKCIVKMEIHQRHLQGAGFVQGGIIATIADAAISMALGVIKADDTTLFTVEMKINYIAPASVKSKYLIADGKISHKGNLLSLGECIVYDATDKKIAQVLGTWITVKNNN; encoded by the coding sequence ATGAAAAACAACAACGACTTACAACCACAAAACTTTTCAGACTTACTTGGTTTTGAAATTCTCCAAAAAAATCAAGAAAAATGTATCGTTAAAATGGAGATTCATCAAAGACATTTACAAGGTGCAGGGTTTGTACAAGGTGGGATAATTGCAACTATAGCTGATGCTGCTATATCTATGGCACTGGGAGTTATTAAAGCAGATGATACTACACTATTTACAGTTGAAATGAAGATAAATTATATAGCCCCAGCCTCTGTGAAATCAAAGTATTTGATTGCAGATGGCAAAATATCCCACAAAGGTAATTTACTTTCGCTAGGAGAGTGCATTGTATATGACGCAACAGACAAAAAAATTGCACAAGTATTAGGGACATGGATTACAGTCAAAAATAATAACTAA
- a CDS encoding 3-oxoacid CoA-transferase subunit B translates to MKERLNRETIAMRIAKEIPNNSYVNLGIGIPTLVSQFTSPEQNIIFHSENGVLNYGSLADSGKEDPDLINAGGQFLKPTIGMSFFNSADAFAMIRGGHIDISVLGALQISAKGDLANWMIPERGIGNIGGAMDLATGAKKLIVAMEHTDRNNNPKIVSKCSYPLTVPECVNLIVTDLCVILVESKQLTVKEIAPGWNKDEIQNLTEAKLLFDNNITEITL, encoded by the coding sequence ATGAAAGAAAGACTGAACAGAGAAACTATTGCAATGAGAATAGCAAAAGAAATTCCTAATAATTCTTATGTTAATTTAGGAATAGGAATACCAACATTAGTTTCACAATTTACAAGTCCTGAACAAAATATTATTTTTCATAGTGAAAATGGTGTTTTAAACTACGGTTCTTTAGCTGATTCAGGTAAAGAAGATCCTGATCTAATTAATGCAGGGGGTCAATTCTTAAAACCAACAATAGGAATGTCTTTTTTTAATTCTGCTGATGCATTTGCCATGATAAGAGGAGGGCATATAGATATATCAGTTTTAGGGGCTCTTCAAATATCAGCAAAAGGAGATCTTGCCAATTGGATGATACCTGAAAGAGGAATTGGGAATATAGGTGGAGCAATGGATTTGGCTACTGGTGCTAAAAAATTAATTGTTGCTATGGAACACACTGATAGAAATAATAATCCTAAAATAGTTAGCAAATGCAGCTATCCTTTGACGGTGCCTGAATGTGTAAATTTAATAGTCACTGATTTATGTGTAATTTTAGTTGAATCGAAACAATTAACAGTCAAAGAAATTGCACCCGGGTGGAACAAAGATGAAATTCAAAATTTAACTGAAGCAAAATTACTTTTTGACAATAACATAACAGAAATAACTCTTTAA
- a CDS encoding AAA family ATPase: MKPDAEIDDLNSFLDVLPSQIRESLLQNNNLNSLVEVVLDLGRRPQVRFVDRDEEMDLSIISFAELDLLTKKIGDFGNDNRAGVEKTLHRFSAIRARDKTVIGVTCRVGRAVQGTTKAITDLVNEDKSMLLLGRPGVGKTTILRELARVLSVDLAKRVIIVDTSNEIGGDGFVAHPGIGKARRMQVARPELQHDIMIEAVENHMPEVIIIDEMGTELEAKAARTIAERGVQLIATAHGNDLESLLMNPTLSDLVGGVQTVILGDEEARKRGTQKTVTERKLPPTFEIVLEIRNREKMAVHEEVGNVVDNILKSIKPNPEIRWLDSSGEVLKQKEFLLPDLEKQFELPEIHELGNEFSNNNYQKYAKKTNGHLENGRDIDSTAILPFGISKSTIRQLADFYKTNMKIVENVKDAQIVVTTKSQYRRSPKVITNAELDGTPVHILRKNTVSQISEFIKNLDSYKKVKSSIQEALEDAENAILQIQNGSSSVQLEPQDAYTRKLQHQVLDNNSLVSISYGKEPERYIRVFKKTEKGW; the protein is encoded by the coding sequence ATGAAACCAGACGCGGAAATTGATGATCTAAATAGTTTTTTAGATGTTCTACCATCCCAAATTCGTGAGAGCCTTCTACAAAATAACAATCTAAATTCTCTCGTTGAAGTAGTTTTAGATCTTGGTCGCAGACCTCAAGTAAGATTTGTTGATCGTGATGAAGAAATGGATTTAAGCATTATTTCATTTGCAGAATTAGATTTATTGACTAAGAAAATAGGTGATTTTGGTAATGATAATAGAGCTGGAGTTGAAAAAACCCTACATAGATTTTCTGCAATACGGGCTAGAGATAAAACTGTTATTGGAGTGACATGCAGAGTTGGTAGGGCAGTACAAGGAACTACGAAAGCCATTACGGATTTAGTTAACGAAGATAAAAGTATGTTATTACTTGGTCGACCCGGAGTAGGTAAGACTACAATTTTAAGAGAATTAGCAAGAGTACTATCTGTTGATTTGGCTAAAAGAGTGATAATTGTCGATACTTCTAATGAAATTGGAGGTGACGGGTTTGTGGCCCATCCTGGTATTGGGAAAGCAAGAAGAATGCAAGTAGCACGACCAGAATTACAGCATGACATAATGATTGAAGCAGTAGAAAATCATATGCCTGAAGTAATTATCATTGATGAAATGGGTACAGAACTTGAAGCTAAAGCTGCGAGAACTATTGCAGAACGAGGCGTGCAGCTAATTGCTACAGCACATGGTAATGATTTAGAAAGTTTATTAATGAACCCTACTTTATCTGATTTAGTAGGGGGTGTCCAAACAGTTATTTTGGGAGATGAAGAAGCAAGAAAAAGGGGTACTCAGAAAACGGTAACCGAAAGAAAATTACCACCAACATTTGAAATAGTATTGGAAATCAGAAATAGAGAAAAAATGGCTGTCCATGAAGAAGTTGGTAATGTTGTAGATAATATCTTGAAATCAATTAAACCTAATCCTGAAATCCGATGGTTAGATAGTTCCGGAGAAGTACTCAAGCAAAAAGAATTTTTACTACCAGATTTAGAAAAGCAGTTCGAATTACCTGAAATACATGAATTGGGAAATGAGTTCAGCAATAATAATTACCAAAAATATGCTAAAAAAACTAATGGACATTTAGAAAATGGTAGAGATATAGATTCCACTGCAATTTTACCATTTGGTATAAGTAAAAGTACTATTCGTCAATTAGCAGATTTTTATAAAACCAATATGAAAATTGTAGAAAATGTGAAAGATGCACAAATTGTAGTTACAACTAAAAGTCAGTATAGAAGAAGTCCTAAAGTCATCACTAACGCAGAATTAGATGGGACTCCTGTACACATATTAAGAAAAAATACGGTATCTCAAATTTCTGAATTCATAAAAAATTTAGATTCATATAAAAAAGTAAAATCTTCAATTCAAGAAGCATTGGAAGATGCCGAAAATGCTATATTACAAATTCAAAATGGTTCTTCAAGTGTACAATTAGAACCGCAGGACGCGTATACTCGTAAATTACAGCATCAGGTTTTAGATAATAATTCTTTAGTTTCAATTAGTTATGGGAAAGAACCTGAAAGATATATTAGAGTGTTTAAGAAAACAGAAAAAGGTTGGTAA